The stretch of DNA ttaatcaatttaatgcgtcttTACTGAATAAATGAATTAGACTCCAACCCTCATCGGTTTCCATCACAAGATGGGGGCAGATTTCGAGGCATCGCAAATAAGCAGTGGTTTCCTGTTGGTCTCCTGATTGTCGTGACCAGGACAGACAACCTGGTAGAGTGAGTTTGTGAAGGTTCCTGCACAAAAACTGTACAGGGGCGTCATGGTGTCAGCCCCCAAGAAACAGACCAAACCTCCGTCTGAGCTGGAGAAGATGCCAATGCGCTGAAAAGTTCTCCCACTTACATGGGTGAGCTCATGGGGAATACCATTGTGCCAGGCCGTATAGTTGCCATTGAAATATTCGATGCACCAGGATGTTGGGCCCCGGCCCAACCAGCAGTCCTCCTCTCGGCCCTTCCTAGGGATGTTTGGGTATGTGAGTCCTAGTTCCCAGTATGTCTTACCAGTAACCTGCACCTCCCAGTAGTTGCGAATATCCGTGAAGCCCTTCCTGCTAATCACATTCAGAGTGGTGTCAAATCGAGAGGAGTTTTCAGAAACCTCCTGCCAGGTATCGGTGTAAGTGACTGAGTCGCCCTCAGGGGAAATAATAAGCTTTGGGTGAGCAGAGTCAGGATCCAGAACAACTTCTTGGGCGTCTGAGAAATGGAAAGTGCCAAAGGCATCGTAAAATTAGAAACTATATTTAGAAACAAGATCCTTGAAAGAGATATAAGGAAAAGACAGCATGTGTTAGGAAATTTTTGAACGTGCTTATAGGCTGTACATACTAAAAGCGCTAGAGTAATTTTCATGTAGAAATGTGTAGACCCTCACAGCTTTGGAAGAGTTTCTTGGTGACAGGAACCTGAGAGCGTATGAACAGCAGCAGGTTGATGGTTAAGCCGAGCAGCTGTTCATTCTTAAACTCATCCATCTGAATTAACTCTGGATCTGTATTCTTCAGAGTCTCTATTATCCtataaacaagcaaaaatacagtgtgtgaaaaaaaaatattaatgctgcACAAGCAGGAAGGACTGTTGTGCGGAAACTTCAGATCGCATGCTTGATTAAATGCTTGGCGGTTTACTAATCTATTTTTCCCGTCtcacaaatgaaaacattcaTCGTCATAACACGTAAACcacttaaatgaaaaaaaaaacgaattccCAAAACTGCAACACTACTTACCTTTCCTCCATCTCCGACATCTGTAAGTAAAAGAAATGGAGAAATCATGGTTTAAAAAAGTGAGCTATTTATAGAACATTTCCACACTGCAAATACAATTTCATATAATTGTGCAGCTGCATTAATTTTTCAATGCAAGGGATTTTCAAACTGagatatacaaaaaaaatgaaaataaattatttcacaaaattatttttaaggccaatataaaatagttatatatatatatatatatatatatattatttgtatttattttttttacatttttatcaaatttatattgttattcTGCTTTCTGCTTTGTAACAGTATGAAAAACATAGTTTTGTGGGGAGGGGGGGAGGGGGAAATCAGTTCATCCATTGCTTCCatacaaatataatacaaaagcTAATTATTTAACTATCTATTCAATATcatacttaatattttattaaactatataAATGGGTTTTACAtccaaaaattatatatagtaCACTGCCatccaaaagtttggggtctctctgtgctcaccaaggctgcatttatttgatcaaaaataaacattatccttcagaaaaatatgttgatttgctgcccaattaatatttcttattattgtcaatatTGAAAATGGGCGAGCtgctgtcagtcctctgtcatgtgtgtcttgtgttcccacctcttgtgtccttatttggtcttgttcctgtccttgttcagtgtgattattagttaagtcttgtccagctgtgtttagtcattatcagtaattgtca from Onychostoma macrolepis isolate SWU-2019 chromosome 12, ASM1243209v1, whole genome shotgun sequence encodes:
- the si:ch211-28p3.4 gene encoding probable E3 ubiquitin-protein ligase TRIML1 — translated: MMRTQTQDTPTKHQEHLKRQRDILAFRMKKLSSKQSDVNSKAAAQKEKIKKKYDDMKRVLDEDLRITLSQLDTETEAMERTVEDRIETCYHLTQEIDRQLTELSAQAEKDQCQVQEKMSEMEERIIETLKNTDPELIQMDEFKNEQLLGLTINLLLFIRSQVPVTKKLFQSYAQEVVLDPDSAHPKLIISPEGDSVTYTDTWQEVSENSSRFDTTLNVISRKGFTDIRNYWEVQVTGKTYWELGLTYPNIPRKGREEDCWLGRGPTSWCIEYFNGNYTAWHNGIPHELTHVSGRTFQRIGIFSSSDGGLVCFLGADTMTPLYSFCAGTFTNSLYQVVCPGHDNQETNRKPLLICDASKSAPIL